A section of the Methanococcus vannielii SB genome encodes:
- a CDS encoding GNAT family N-acetyltransferase, with the protein MNISVRVENQNDYNEVENITREAFWDVYKPGCDEHLILHKLRQSSEFIKELSFVAVDGNNILGHIIYSKAKVINNNIEHEVLCMGPISVVPNYQCKGIGSLLLNHSINAAKMLNYSCIVTFGNPKYYHNFGFENAQKYGITTSNGMNFEEFMVLCLNQDSLEKISGKFHESSSFKILEEELTIFEKNFPFKEKHITDTQLK; encoded by the coding sequence ATGAATATATCAGTTAGGGTAGAAAATCAAAACGATTATAATGAAGTTGAAAATATTACTAGAGAAGCATTTTGGGACGTTTATAAGCCCGGTTGCGATGAACATTTAATTCTTCATAAACTAAGGCAGAGTAGCGAATTTATAAAAGAATTAAGCTTTGTTGCAGTAGATGGAAACAATATATTGGGACATATAATATATTCAAAAGCAAAAGTAATCAATAACAATATTGAACATGAAGTTCTTTGCATGGGGCCAATTTCAGTAGTTCCGAATTACCAATGTAAAGGAATCGGTTCATTGCTTTTAAATCATTCAATAAATGCTGCTAAAATGTTAAACTATTCTTGTATAGTCACATTTGGTAATCCAAAATACTATCATAATTTTGGCTTTGAAAATGCCCAAAAATACGGCATAACTACATCTAATGGAATGAATTTTGAAGAATTCATGGTTTTATGTTTGAATCAAGATTCTTTAGAAAAAATTTCTGGAAAATTCCATGAAAGTTCTTCATTTAAAATTTTAGAAGAAGAATTAACTATTTTTGAAAAAAATTTCCCATTTAAAGAAAAGCATATTACAGATACCCAGTTAAAATAA
- the tpiA gene encoding triose-phosphate isomerase: MIINYKTYSESTGKNGLKIAKAAEKVSDESGITIAVAPQFLDLKTILNEVSIPVYAQHMDPVVSGSSTGHISSESLKDAGVFGTLLNHSEKRMQLFDIEKCIEISNKLDLKTVVCTNNIPVSKAVSALNPTSIAVEPPELIGSGIPVSKANPEIVSGTVLEVRSINKSVEILCGAGISKGEDLKAAIELGTNGVLLASGIVRAKNVEDAIRELITKI; encoded by the coding sequence ATTATAATAAATTATAAAACATATTCTGAAAGCACTGGAAAAAACGGCTTAAAAATTGCAAAAGCTGCAGAAAAAGTATCAGATGAATCTGGAATCACTATTGCTGTAGCACCTCAGTTTTTAGATTTAAAAACGATTTTAAACGAAGTAAGTATTCCAGTATATGCTCAACACATGGATCCAGTAGTTTCTGGAAGTAGTACTGGACATATATCCTCAGAATCATTAAAAGATGCCGGTGTTTTTGGAACCCTTTTAAACCATTCTGAAAAAAGAATGCAACTTTTTGACATTGAAAAGTGTATAGAAATTTCAAATAAACTTGATTTAAAAACGGTTGTATGTACAAATAATATCCCTGTTTCAAAAGCTGTTTCTGCATTAAATCCAACTTCAATTGCAGTTGAACCTCCAGAATTAATTGGGAGCGGAATTCCTGTTTCAAAAGCAAACCCCGAAATAGTATCAGGTACTGTTTTAGAAGTTCGGAGCATAAATAAAAGCGTTGAAATTCTTTGTGGTGCAGGAATATCTAAAGGTGAAGATTTAAAAGCTGCAATCGAACTTGGAACAAACGGTGTTTTACTTGCATCGGGAATTGTAAGGGCTAAAAACGTGGAAGACGCAATCAGAGAATTAATTACTAAAATTTAA
- a CDS encoding 2-amino-3,7-dideoxy-D-threo-hept-6-ulosonate synthase: protein MKMFDNIKNVGKLIRLERIFDKKSEKTVIIPMDHGVSSGPLEGIKDMRIATNAVADGGANAVLGHKGLVRHGHRGYGRDIGLIVHMSAGTSISPDPNKKVIVTTVEDALRMGADAVSLHVNVGAETDFEMYRDLGLISETCEYWGMPLIAMMYPRGPKIKDERDPEVVAHAARLGAELGADIIKTNYTGDIDSFKDVVKGCPAPIVIAGGPKTNTDEEFLQMVKDAMHAGSAGVASGRNVFQHKDVRGITSAICKIVHEDVEVKEALNEIKI from the coding sequence ATGAAAATGTTTGATAATATTAAAAATGTGGGAAAATTAATAAGACTTGAACGAATATTCGATAAAAAAAGTGAAAAAACGGTTATTATACCAATGGATCACGGTGTTTCATCTGGACCGTTGGAGGGAATAAAAGACATGCGAATTGCCACAAATGCTGTTGCAGATGGGGGTGCAAATGCAGTTTTGGGGCATAAAGGCCTTGTAAGACACGGACACAGGGGTTACGGAAGAGATATCGGTTTAATTGTTCACATGTCAGCTGGAACTTCGATTTCGCCAGATCCGAATAAAAAGGTAATTGTAACGACGGTTGAAGATGCCCTAAGAATGGGTGCTGATGCAGTTTCTCTGCATGTTAATGTAGGTGCAGAAACTGATTTTGAGATGTACCGAGATTTAGGGCTAATTTCAGAAACTTGTGAATACTGGGGAATGCCATTAATTGCCATGATGTACCCAAGAGGCCCGAAAATTAAAGATGAAAGAGATCCTGAAGTTGTAGCTCATGCAGCAAGGCTTGGTGCAGAACTTGGTGCGGATATTATCAAAACAAACTATACGGGAGATATTGATTCGTTTAAAGACGTTGTAAAAGGATGCCCTGCACCAATCGTTATTGCAGGAGGCCCAAAAACAAACACTGATGAAGAGTTTTTACAGATGGTAAAAGATGCAATGCATGCAGGTAGTGCAGGTGTGGCATCAGGAAGAAACGTATTCCAACATAAGGATGTTAGGGGAATAACTAGTGCAATTTGTAAAATAGTTCATGAAGATGTAGAAGTAAAAGAAGCTTTAAATGAAATAAAAATTTAA
- a CDS encoding METTL5 family protein, whose amino-acid sequence MKKRHLEILLDELKPHPNPKAHLEQYSTEGNLASELLLFAEPDIKNSFLIDFGCGTGRFSIGAKLLGAKFAVGIDIDFETVETAKKNAESLNTSVDFFKLDIKDVNSNFFEERYEYFKNSKKVIIQNPPFGAQKKYADRIFLDKALEVGDVVYTIHNTATRDFLTNYIQRKNRKITNIFQANFRIPAIYEFHKKNALNIPVDIYRIE is encoded by the coding sequence ATGAAAAAAAGGCATCTTGAAATACTCCTAGACGAATTAAAACCTCATCCAAATCCAAAAGCCCATCTTGAACAGTATTCTACTGAAGGAAATCTTGCAAGTGAACTTTTATTATTTGCAGAACCAGATATCAAAAATAGTTTTTTAATAGATTTCGGGTGTGGTACAGGCCGATTTTCAATTGGGGCCAAATTATTGGGTGCAAAATTTGCAGTAGGGATTGACATTGACTTTGAAACTGTTGAAACTGCGAAAAAAAATGCAGAAAGTCTTAATACAAGTGTTGATTTTTTTAAATTAGACATAAAAGACGTTAATTCAAACTTTTTTGAAGAAAGGTATGAATACTTTAAAAATTCCAAGAAAGTAATTATTCAAAATCCGCCGTTTGGAGCTCAAAAAAAGTATGCTGATAGAATATTTTTAGATAAAGCTCTTGAAGTTGGGGATGTGGTATACACGATTCACAATACTGCAACTAGGGACTTCTTAACCAATTATATACAACGAAAAAACCGTAAAATTACAAATATTTTTCAAGCAAATTTTAGGATACCTGCAATTTATGAATTCCACAAAAAAAACGCATTAAATATCCCAGTAGATATTTATCGGATAGAATAA
- a CDS encoding Hsp20/alpha crystallin family protein, which produces MIGRDPKDPFSEIFKMFGMSFPMEGFGGPMTRTMFQMGTAGLEISGKGYMPLTIIEGDESIKIIALIPGVNKSDIVINAVGDTLELRAKKAPLAIMESEKIIYSEVAEDEEIYKTIKLPAHVKEGKSSAKFENGILTIALPKTEKSLRTGIDIE; this is translated from the coding sequence ATGATAGGTAGAGATCCAAAAGATCCTTTTTCAGAAATATTTAAAATGTTTGGAATGAGTTTTCCAATGGAAGGATTTGGAGGCCCAATGACGAGAACCATGTTTCAAATGGGTACCGCAGGTTTGGAGATAAGTGGAAAAGGATACATGCCACTAACAATAATTGAAGGAGACGAATCAATAAAAATAATTGCATTAATTCCAGGAGTAAATAAATCAGACATTGTGATAAATGCCGTTGGCGACACTCTTGAATTAAGGGCTAAAAAAGCCCCTCTTGCAATAATGGAGTCTGAAAAAATTATATATTCAGAAGTTGCGGAAGATGAAGAAATATATAAAACAATAAAATTACCTGCACACGTTAAGGAAGGTAAGTCCTCTGCAAAATTTGAAAATGGAATACTAACTATAGCTCTTCCAAAGACTGAAAAGTCCCTTAGAACTGGAATTGATATTGAATAA
- the ftsY gene encoding signal recognition particle-docking protein FtsY: MFGSLKDKLNKTISKLTEKIYSKGDSIESTQLNSEINNENILSEKISEKKEEKTNETEKHDSLIHESMKESGSEELMIENFEKKEKLGFFDKLSIAKSIKKVLGKDVILTDDDIEEVLLEMEVELLEADVAYEVVEKIIESLKNQLVGIKISSKDNPEEITFKALKKSIKEILSQDKIDVFKIIDEKKAKKEPAVLLFVGINGTGKTTSISKLGYILKEKGYSAVMAAGDTFRAGAIEQLDEHGKNTGIRVIKHQKGADSAAVIYDAIEHAKARGINVVLADTAGRQTTNINLMDEIKKVVRVTKPDLVIFVGDSLAGNDAISQAMEFNDAVNINGAILTKTDADAKGGAALSIAYSIKKPILFMGVGQKYSDLQKFDVEWMIKKLFSEDEPEKSFGRQF, encoded by the coding sequence ATGTTTGGAAGCTTAAAAGATAAGTTAAATAAGACCATTTCAAAATTAACGGAAAAAATATATTCAAAAGGTGATTCAATTGAATCAACCCAACTAAATAGTGAAATAAACAATGAAAACATTCTATCTGAAAAAATATCTGAAAAAAAAGAAGAAAAAACTAACGAAACTGAAAAACATGATTCATTGATACATGAAAGCATGAAAGAAAGCGGTTCTGAAGAACTAATGATTGAAAATTTCGAAAAAAAAGAAAAATTAGGATTTTTCGATAAATTATCTATTGCAAAAAGTATTAAAAAAGTACTTGGAAAAGATGTGATTTTAACAGATGACGATATAGAAGAAGTTCTTTTAGAAATGGAGGTTGAACTTTTAGAAGCTGATGTGGCCTATGAAGTTGTTGAAAAAATTATTGAATCTTTAAAAAACCAGCTTGTAGGGATTAAAATTTCTTCAAAAGACAATCCTGAAGAAATTACGTTTAAAGCACTTAAAAAATCAATTAAAGAAATACTTTCTCAAGATAAAATTGATGTATTTAAAATTATTGACGAAAAAAAGGCAAAAAAAGAACCTGCTGTACTTCTCTTTGTAGGGATAAATGGTACTGGAAAAACAACGTCAATATCAAAACTTGGATATATATTGAAAGAAAAGGGTTATTCCGCAGTAATGGCTGCAGGAGATACATTTAGGGCAGGTGCAATTGAACAACTAGATGAACACGGTAAAAATACCGGAATACGGGTTATAAAGCACCAAAAAGGAGCAGATAGTGCTGCAGTAATTTATGATGCAATAGAACACGCTAAAGCAAGGGGTATAAATGTAGTTTTAGCAGATACTGCTGGAAGGCAGACTACAAATATAAACTTAATGGACGAGATAAAAAAAGTTGTAAGGGTTACAAAGCCGGATTTAGTAATTTTCGTTGGTGATTCGCTCGCTGGAAACGATGCAATTTCTCAAGCTATGGAATTTAACGATGCAGTAAATATTAATGGGGCAATACTTACAAAAACAGATGCAGATGCAAAAGGTGGGGCTGCTCTTTCGATTGCATATTCAATTAAAAAACCAATATTATTCATGGGGGTTGGCCAAAAATATTCGGATTTACAGAAATTTGATGTCGAATGGATGATTAAAAAGTTATTTTCAGAAGACGAACCTGAAAAATCCTTTGGCCGTCAATTTTAA
- a CDS encoding uracil-xanthine permease family protein, with protein sequence MKRIVLGFQHVLAMFGATVTVPLVVGYAIGLQFSEIAFLIQAVLLAMGIATLLQTFIGSKLPIVQGSSFAFIPGLIAIGSSLGLAAVQGALIIGGLLEAFMGSFGLIGRLKKLFSPIVTGVTIMLIGFSLANVAVKYSFNFFNDPTGSSILTSAIVAFLTFLTTILIALNAKGTLKAMPVVIGAVVGYVLSIFLGLVDFSMITSLPMFSIPKLMPWGTPIFDTNAIAILLFAFMVSIIESVGDYHAISTIADLPIDNNKINRGIASEGFSCTLAGLLGACGTTSYSENIGLVALTKVSSVQVVQIGAVILILLSLIPKFAGVLASIPAPVLGGLTTALYGMISITGLKLVKDKVELNDRNTLILASSLILGLGAPQLPAEFLQIFPKIIASILESGMAVGAITAILMDQILKK encoded by the coding sequence ATGAAAAGAATAGTATTGGGTTTTCAACATGTTTTGGCCATGTTTGGTGCTACTGTAACAGTTCCACTGGTTGTTGGGTATGCAATAGGGCTTCAATTTTCAGAAATTGCGTTTTTGATTCAGGCAGTATTACTTGCAATGGGTATTGCTACATTATTACAGACATTTATCGGTTCAAAACTACCGATTGTTCAAGGTTCGAGTTTTGCATTTATTCCTGGATTAATTGCAATAGGTTCGAGTTTGGGCCTTGCAGCAGTTCAGGGTGCTTTAATTATTGGAGGACTTTTAGAGGCATTTATGGGGTCTTTTGGGCTTATTGGGCGACTAAAAAAGCTATTTTCACCGATAGTTACTGGCGTTACAATAATGCTTATTGGTTTTAGCCTTGCAAACGTTGCAGTAAAATATTCTTTCAACTTCTTCAACGACCCGACAGGTTCTTCAATTTTAACATCTGCAATTGTAGCATTTTTAACGTTTCTTACAACAATTTTAATTGCGTTAAATGCAAAGGGAACATTAAAAGCAATGCCTGTTGTAATTGGTGCGGTTGTCGGTTACGTTTTAAGTATTTTTTTAGGGCTTGTTGATTTTTCAATGATTACTAGCCTTCCAATGTTTAGTATTCCAAAATTAATGCCCTGGGGCACACCGATATTTGATACGAATGCAATAGCAATATTATTATTTGCATTTATGGTAAGTATTATTGAAAGTGTTGGTGACTACCATGCAATTTCAACTATTGCCGATTTACCTATTGATAACAATAAGATAAATAGGGGTATTGCTTCAGAAGGATTTTCATGCACATTAGCAGGTCTTTTAGGTGCATGCGGTACTACAAGTTACTCTGAAAACATCGGTTTAGTTGCACTTACAAAAGTTTCAAGTGTTCAGGTTGTTCAAATTGGGGCAGTAATTTTAATACTTCTTTCCTTAATCCCGAAATTTGCGGGAGTTTTAGCATCAATCCCAGCTCCAGTTTTGGGCGGCCTTACAACAGCACTTTATGGTATGATAAGTATTACCGGACTTAAGTTGGTAAAAGATAAGGTTGAATTAAATGATAGAAACACACTGATACTTGCAAGTTCATTAATATTGGGGCTTGGTGCACCGCAACTTCCAGCTGAATTTTTGCAAATTTTCCCAAAAATCATTGCAAGTATTTTAGAATCTGGAATGGCAGTTGGTGCAATTACTGCAATATTGATGGATCAGATATTAAAAAAATAA
- the upp gene encoding uracil phosphoribosyltransferase: MIRDERWFGVYSFEDTPFLMETLTDLRNINTDNISFRKGLVRLGRYMGYELTKTMEFEKINITTPLEKTEGIISKDRKNVVIITILRAAFPLMEGLIKTLESAKVGIISASRGHAPKFNIEMNYVKVPRVTENDTIIIADPMIATGSTLINVLTELKKSEKSKRIVILGVLAAPEGIDSIKKAFPDVEIFVTKIDRELNKDGYIVPGLGDAGDRAFGEPFKVSLLPQMHNLE; this comes from the coding sequence ATGATCAGAGATGAACGCTGGTTTGGAGTTTATTCTTTTGAAGATACTCCGTTTTTAATGGAAACTTTAACCGATTTACGTAATATTAATACAGACAATATCTCATTTAGGAAAGGCCTAGTACGACTTGGCCGCTACATGGGGTACGAGTTAACAAAAACCATGGAATTTGAAAAAATCAACATAACTACGCCTTTAGAAAAAACTGAAGGAATTATTTCAAAAGACCGGAAAAATGTTGTAATTATTACAATATTAAGAGCAGCATTTCCTTTAATGGAAGGATTAATTAAAACGCTAGAATCTGCAAAAGTAGGAATAATTTCTGCATCAAGGGGACACGCACCAAAATTTAATATCGAAATGAATTATGTAAAAGTACCAAGAGTTACTGAAAACGACACAATAATAATAGCTGATCCAATGATAGCAACCGGTTCAACCCTTATAAATGTGCTTACCGAACTTAAAAAGTCTGAAAAATCTAAAAGAATAGTTATTCTTGGTGTTTTAGCAGCTCCAGAGGGAATTGATTCCATAAAAAAAGCTTTTCCAGACGTTGAAATATTCGTAACCAAAATTGATAGGGAACTAAATAAAGATGGGTATATTGTACCAGGTTTAGGGGATGCAGGAGATCGGGCATTTGGGGAGCCTTTTAAAGTATCATTACTACCACAGATGCATAATTTGGAATAA
- a CDS encoding Na+/H+ antiporter NhaC family protein, producing MDFGALSLLPPIVAIGLALLTKRVYTSLFLGILTGSLIYNNGSIVSTVFHIINTVLDSIELTAITGISSFTEAGNLWNLLILLFLVILGILIAMITRAGGALAYGNLATNKIKSKEGACLSTSLLGLLLFVDDYFNCLTVGTVMRPITDKFKVSRAKLAYIIDSTAAPVCILMPVSSWFAAVVGNLSESGIGSDSLSSMSPSDVFISSILYNSYALIALFMVLVIISFKKWDFGPMKVHEKVAEETGDLFNGNMGSSSLESEIKPLNTGKISYLVLPLVLLITAIISAFLISGGLLGGVGIIEAFQAMDASWGLFWGGLITLVITTLYFIISKAILVSDIPKMITKGTKLMIPAISILILAWSLGSIIKGDLGTGSYLAGLIQNNLPVQLLPAILFALSGFMAFATGTSWGTFGIMLPIAIPLAVALGMPEFVVPFVAAVLGGAIYGDHSSPISDTTIMSSTGAGVKHIDHVQTQLPYTTLIGVMAFIGYILVGYTINFGYWVSGILNLLFVGLSVFFISSFISKKMCLKCASN from the coding sequence ATGGATTTTGGGGCGTTATCATTACTACCACCGATTGTAGCAATTGGACTTGCACTTCTTACAAAAAGGGTGTATACGTCTCTTTTTTTAGGCATTTTAACAGGTTCTCTGATATATAATAATGGAAGTATTGTTTCAACTGTTTTTCACATAATCAATACAGTACTAGACAGCATCGAGCTAACTGCAATTACTGGAATTTCTTCATTTACTGAAGCTGGAAACCTATGGAATTTATTAATTTTACTGTTCTTGGTAATTTTAGGCATTTTAATTGCAATGATTACTAGGGCCGGCGGCGCTTTAGCGTATGGTAACTTGGCAACTAACAAAATTAAGTCAAAAGAAGGAGCATGTCTTTCAACGTCTTTACTTGGCTTACTGTTATTCGTTGATGATTATTTTAACTGTTTAACTGTTGGAACAGTAATGCGTCCAATTACTGATAAATTTAAAGTTTCAAGGGCAAAACTTGCTTACATTATTGATTCTACTGCAGCTCCTGTATGTATATTAATGCCGGTTTCAAGCTGGTTTGCAGCGGTCGTTGGAAATTTAAGTGAATCAGGAATTGGAAGCGATTCTTTATCATCAATGAGCCCGTCAGATGTATTTATTTCTTCAATTTTATACAATTCCTATGCTTTAATTGCTTTATTCATGGTTTTAGTGATAATATCATTTAAAAAATGGGATTTTGGCCCGATGAAAGTCCATGAAAAAGTTGCAGAAGAAACAGGAGACCTTTTTAATGGAAATATGGGTTCTTCATCATTAGAATCAGAAATTAAGCCGTTAAATACGGGAAAAATATCGTATCTAGTACTTCCACTTGTACTTTTAATAACTGCAATAATATCTGCATTTTTGATTTCGGGAGGATTATTAGGTGGCGTAGGAATTATCGAAGCATTTCAGGCAATGGATGCATCATGGGGGCTTTTCTGGGGTGGGCTAATAACACTAGTCATTACAACATTATATTTTATAATTTCAAAAGCTATTTTGGTAAGCGATATTCCTAAAATGATTACAAAGGGAACTAAACTTATGATTCCTGCAATTTCAATATTAATACTTGCATGGTCTCTTGGCTCAATTATTAAAGGAGACCTTGGAACTGGTTCATACCTTGCAGGCCTTATCCAAAATAATTTACCAGTTCAACTGCTGCCCGCAATATTATTTGCACTTTCAGGATTCATGGCGTTTGCAACGGGAACTTCATGGGGTACTTTTGGAATAATGCTTCCAATTGCAATTCCACTCGCAGTTGCGTTAGGAATGCCTGAATTTGTAGTTCCATTTGTTGCAGCAGTTTTAGGTGGTGCAATATATGGGGATCACTCATCCCCAATATCTGATACAACAATTATGAGTTCAACTGGAGCGGGAGTAAAACATATAGACCACGTACAGACACAGCTTCCATATACCACCTTAATCGGAGTTATGGCATTTATCGGGTATATTTTGGTAGGTTACACGATAAACTTTGGCTACTGGGTAAGTGGAATACTAAATTTATTATTTGTTGGCTTATCAGTATTTTTTATATCAAGTTTTATTTCTAAAAAAATGTGTTTAAAATGCGCTTCAAATTAA
- a CDS encoding transcriptional regulator, whose amino-acid sequence MREVMLSECMNLLYESNFVISKPFGRSCFDLIAKKADLKLLIKILKNIDSLSTEQSEELLNIARILQAVPLIIGSRTRNSVMEEGAVYERFGIKAVTFLTFQEQVRGIPPVVYANRGGFFVNIDGKALKETREKLNISVGELAEFSRVSRKTIYKYEQNEANPSAEVAIKIEEYLDVPLIKGINITDYFEGVNLPKSREEAFEKILKEGEDFKVKVIEILGDMGFNLLETTKAPFDAVAEESKNKGDEVHNVLFTNIQETENEEIRKKAIIVDEISKIFNSHSLLILETRKNEDKKIMSMSIRELEKMGDTVDLIDFIEKRKKSKDI is encoded by the coding sequence ATGAGAGAAGTAATGCTTTCTGAATGCATGAATCTGCTTTATGAATCAAATTTTGTAATATCAAAGCCTTTCGGAAGGTCATGTTTTGATTTAATTGCAAAAAAAGCAGATTTAAAATTATTAATTAAGATTTTAAAAAATATCGATAGTTTAAGTACTGAACAGTCCGAAGAACTTTTAAATATTGCAAGGATTCTTCAAGCCGTACCCTTAATTATTGGATCACGAACTAGAAATTCAGTAATGGAAGAAGGAGCCGTTTACGAAAGATTTGGAATAAAAGCAGTTACTTTTTTGACATTTCAAGAACAAGTACGTGGAATACCCCCAGTTGTTTACGCAAACCGTGGCGGTTTTTTTGTAAATATCGATGGAAAAGCCTTAAAAGAAACTCGTGAAAAATTAAATATCTCTGTTGGTGAACTTGCAGAGTTTTCGAGGGTTTCAAGAAAAACAATATATAAATATGAACAAAATGAAGCCAATCCTTCAGCAGAAGTTGCAATTAAAATTGAAGAGTATCTTGATGTTCCATTAATTAAGGGAATAAATATAACTGATTATTTTGAAGGAGTAAACTTACCTAAAAGCCGTGAAGAAGCTTTTGAAAAAATATTAAAGGAAGGAGAAGACTTCAAAGTAAAAGTTATAGAGATACTTGGTGACATGGGATTTAACCTACTTGAAACTACAAAAGCTCCTTTTGATGCCGTTGCAGAGGAGTCTAAGAATAAAGGCGATGAAGTACATAACGTGCTTTTTACCAATATTCAGGAGACTGAAAATGAAGAAATAAGAAAAAAAGCAATAATTGTTGACGAAATTTCAAAGATATTTAACAGTCACTCGTTATTAATTCTTGAAACTAGGAAAAATGAAGATAAGAAGATAATGAGTATGAGTATAAGGGAACTTGAAAAAATGGGCGATACTGTAGATTTAATTGATTTTATAGAAAAAAGAAAGAAATCAAAGGATATTTAA
- a CDS encoding DUF2124 family protein — translation MKKIAEDKGISFQLRQFKSLVLEFKSDNILYTGSKGVCMPFALLNAYAVRNVSNQYFCADAKLEEISKLEQGSLGYTYNLVKYDFILNPDLLVLFGGIAMHHSKVTTKDVNTLIGELNPKKIVGVCFSSIFQKMNWDKEISFDMIIDSQLEPVEIYEKI, via the coding sequence ATGAAAAAAATAGCGGAAGATAAAGGAATTTCTTTTCAATTAAGGCAATTTAAAAGTCTAGTTTTAGAATTTAAATCTGATAACATACTTTATACTGGTTCAAAAGGAGTATGTATGCCTTTTGCACTTTTAAATGCATATGCTGTTAGAAACGTTTCAAACCAGTATTTTTGTGCAGATGCAAAACTTGAAGAAATATCGAAATTAGAACAGGGTTCTTTAGGTTACACGTATAATTTAGTGAAATATGACTTTATATTAAACCCGGACTTACTTGTTTTATTTGGCGGAATTGCAATGCATCATTCTAAGGTAACAACAAAAGATGTTAATACTCTTATAGGTGAGTTAAACCCTAAAAAAATAGTAGGAGTATGTTTTTCAAGCATATTTCAAAAAATGAATTGGGATAAAGAAATAAGTTTTGATATGATAATTGATAGCCAGTTAGAGCCTGTAGAAATATATGAAAAGATATAA
- a CDS encoding DUF2178 domain-containing protein, whose product MDLKTYKKYIKMLVIIIAILVSIAVSTGNGYFAVLVVTFGILAKINLRKKIDDVFEDELVLKVAEKASYMTIQVVCLLFALLSVFLTTFGEYMLVGNLLAYSTLFILLVNILFRYMYSRKYGLM is encoded by the coding sequence ATGGATTTAAAAACATACAAGAAATATATTAAAATGTTAGTTATAATAATCGCAATTTTAGTAAGCATTGCGGTATCCACGGGAAATGGCTATTTTGCAGTTTTAGTAGTTACATTTGGAATTTTAGCCAAAATAAACCTTAGAAAAAAAATTGATGACGTTTTTGAGGACGAACTTGTTTTAAAAGTCGCTGAAAAAGCATCATACATGACAATACAAGTTGTATGCTTACTTTTTGCACTTTTAAGCGTGTTTTTAACAACTTTTGGAGAATACATGTTAGTTGGAAACTTACTTGCTTATTCAACGTTATTTATACTATTGGTAAATATCTTATTTAGGTACATGTACAGCAGAAAATACGGATTAATGTAA
- a CDS encoding helix-turn-helix transcriptional regulator, which produces MKNRIKILRAVHNLTQEMLAKKLNVTRQTIIAIEREKYDPSLELAFKIAEVFNVKIEDIFIYENTNFTSFKEK; this is translated from the coding sequence ATGAAAAATAGGATAAAAATACTTCGTGCAGTGCATAATCTAACACAAGAGATGCTTGCAAAAAAATTAAACGTAACAAGACAAACTATAATTGCAATAGAGCGGGAAAAATACGACCCTTCATTGGAACTGGCATTTAAAATAGCAGAGGTTTTTAACGTAAAAATTGAGGATATTTTTATATATGAAAACACGAATTTTACAAGTTTTAAGGAAAAATAA